The Desulfuromonas versatilis genome has a segment encoding these proteins:
- the murJ gene encoding murein biosynthesis integral membrane protein MurJ, with product MSEKKQITRATGVMGLATSMSRVAGLIRDMVVAGMFGAGFATDAFFMAFTIPNLLRRFFAEGSLTAAFVPTFADVQHRQGEEEAARVANICWTLLFLVLGAVVVVGVLCSPLIVRAIGFGFGAVEGKLALTDLLNRVMFPYIFFVSLLALLTGVLNVKGHYFYPAVSPLLLNLAMIFCAIFLRDYFEVPIMALAVGVLVGGVVQLVMQYPVLRRMGVHLRADFHFRHPAVVRVSRLMLPGLAGVAIYQVNAVVTKLLASFLPEGSVSYLYYSQRLFEFPQGIFIVALAQAVLPSMSRQASLGDHEGLKDSFRFALSIIILITLPAAVGLVFCAVPVYSLFFMKGAFGYEEVRQTALALAAYAPGLLFLGVSRVVVPAFYALKDTRSPVLISFFTFLVNAGLGLALMGPLQHVGLALALTLSSLFNAVALLVALRRKLGLLGLRAVYLTLLKILLPTAAMGLVVWFTLSFGPWAEAGRGAFKAALLAAGIGAGALVYWGGCLLMRVGEAQEVFSMLRRKVAR from the coding sequence ATGTCGGAAAAAAAACAGATAACGCGGGCTACCGGCGTCATGGGGTTAGCCACCAGCATGAGCCGGGTCGCCGGACTGATCAGGGATATGGTGGTTGCCGGGATGTTCGGCGCCGGTTTTGCCACCGATGCCTTCTTCATGGCCTTCACCATTCCCAATCTGCTGCGGAGGTTTTTCGCCGAAGGCTCTTTGACCGCCGCCTTTGTGCCGACCTTCGCCGATGTTCAACATCGACAGGGGGAAGAGGAAGCCGCGCGGGTGGCCAATATCTGCTGGACGCTGTTGTTTCTGGTCCTGGGCGCCGTGGTGGTGGTCGGCGTGCTCTGCTCGCCGCTGATCGTAAGGGCCATCGGCTTCGGCTTCGGCGCCGTCGAGGGCAAGCTTGCCCTGACCGATCTGCTGAACCGCGTCATGTTCCCGTACATCTTTTTCGTCAGTCTGCTGGCCCTGTTGACCGGGGTGCTCAACGTAAAGGGGCATTATTTCTATCCCGCGGTCTCGCCATTGCTGCTCAATCTGGCGATGATTTTCTGTGCGATTTTCCTGCGTGACTATTTCGAGGTACCGATCATGGCCCTGGCCGTCGGCGTTCTGGTCGGCGGGGTGGTGCAACTGGTCATGCAGTATCCCGTGCTGCGGAGGATGGGGGTTCATCTGCGGGCGGATTTTCATTTCCGGCATCCGGCCGTCGTCCGGGTCAGCCGGTTGATGCTGCCGGGGCTCGCCGGGGTGGCCATTTACCAGGTCAACGCCGTGGTGACCAAGCTGCTGGCCTCTTTTCTGCCCGAAGGGAGCGTTTCCTATCTTTATTACAGCCAGCGCCTGTTCGAGTTCCCTCAGGGCATCTTCATTGTGGCGCTGGCCCAGGCGGTGCTGCCGTCCATGAGTCGCCAGGCTTCCCTCGGTGACCATGAAGGCCTCAAGGACTCTTTTCGCTTCGCCCTGTCGATCATCATTCTGATCACTCTTCCGGCGGCCGTCGGTCTGGTTTTCTGTGCCGTCCCGGTTTACAGCCTGTTCTTCATGAAAGGGGCATTCGGCTACGAAGAGGTCAGGCAGACCGCCCTGGCGCTTGCCGCCTACGCTCCGGGTCTGTTGTTCCTCGGGGTCAGCCGGGTGGTGGTGCCGGCCTTCTATGCCTTGAAGGACACTCGCTCGCCGGTTCTGATCTCCTTCTTCACTTTTCTGGTCAACGCAGGGCTTGGGCTGGCCTTGATGGGGCCTTTGCAGCATGTCGGGCTGGCACTGGCGTTGACCCTGTCCTCCCTGTTCAACGCGGTAGCTCTTTTGGTAGCCCTTCGCCGGAAACTCGGGCTGCTGGGTTTGAGGGCGGTCTACCTGACCCTGCTTAAAATCCTGTTGCCTACCGCCGCCATGGGGCTGGTCGTGTGGTTCACGCTGTCCTTCGGCCCCTGGGCCGAGGCGGGAAGGGGCGCATTCAAGGCCGCGCTTTTGGCGGCGGGCATTGGCGCCGGGGCTCTGGTATACTGGGGCGGGTGCCTGCTGATGCGCGTTGGCGAGGCCCAGGAGGTTTTTTCGATGCTGCGGCGAAAAGTCGCGAGGTGA
- the rpsT gene encoding 30S ribosomal protein S20, which produces MANHKSALKRNKQNAVRNARNTHIRSTMRTYVKQVREAVSGGDQAAAKTALEKAIPFIDKAATKGVIHKATASRKISRLTKLVNVIQ; this is translated from the coding sequence TTGGCCAATCACAAGTCAGCGCTTAAACGCAACAAGCAGAACGCGGTCCGCAACGCCAGAAACACCCACATCCGCTCCACCATGCGGACTTATGTCAAGCAGGTTCGCGAGGCCGTTTCCGGCGGCGACCAGGCAGCGGCGAAAACCGCCCTGGAAAAAGCTATCCCGTTTATCGACAAGGCTGCCACCAAAGGCGTGATTCATAAAGCCACCGCCAGCCGCAAGATTTCCCGCCTGACCAAACTGGTCAACGTCATCCAGTAG
- the holA gene encoding DNA polymerase III subunit delta: MTPTELKRAIQARKIPELLFLYGEEGFYLDKAVQTIREALVAADTRDFNFSLYHGKTLQAEAVLDTARTLPVLASHRLVLIKDAQEIPAAQLEAFIPYLKDPVAETCLTFVGDKIDGRKKFFQEFKKHGALVEFKKLYENQIPAFVQEQARERQRSFTEDALALFCRRVGSNLQEVHGELGKLFDYLGAKTLVDTADVAAIVSDTRVDSIFDLTNVLGRRDAAEGLRLLGRLLDEGVAPLLILNMMVRHFRQLWKTRELVEQGVPHRDLARRVGVNPYFIDGLVRQCKSFGPRQYPVFFDIFLAADLALKSSGAHPSAVLENLVLTIAAHRDAAAGRE; the protein is encoded by the coding sequence ATGACTCCGACAGAGCTTAAACGTGCCATCCAGGCAAGAAAGATCCCCGAACTGCTGTTCCTCTACGGTGAGGAGGGGTTCTATCTGGACAAGGCCGTGCAGACTATCCGCGAGGCGCTGGTCGCGGCCGATACCAGGGATTTCAATTTCAGCCTTTATCACGGCAAGACCCTGCAGGCCGAAGCGGTTCTCGACACCGCTCGCACCTTGCCGGTGCTGGCAAGCCACCGCCTGGTGCTGATCAAGGATGCCCAGGAGATCCCTGCCGCCCAGCTCGAAGCCTTCATCCCCTACCTGAAAGACCCCGTCGCCGAAACCTGTCTTACCTTTGTCGGCGACAAGATCGACGGGCGCAAGAAATTCTTCCAGGAGTTCAAGAAGCACGGGGCGCTGGTCGAATTCAAGAAGTTATACGAAAACCAGATCCCGGCCTTCGTTCAGGAACAGGCACGGGAGCGGCAGCGCAGTTTTACCGAGGATGCCCTGGCCCTGTTCTGCCGGCGGGTGGGGAGCAACCTGCAGGAGGTCCACGGCGAACTCGGCAAGCTTTTCGACTACCTCGGCGCCAAGACCCTGGTCGATACGGCCGACGTCGCCGCCATCGTCTCCGATACCAGAGTGGACAGCATTTTTGATCTGACCAACGTCCTCGGCAGGAGGGACGCGGCCGAGGGGCTGCGCCTGCTGGGGCGCCTGCTGGACGAAGGGGTGGCGCCGCTGCTGATTCTTAACATGATGGTCCGGCATTTTCGCCAGCTCTGGAAAACCCGGGAGCTGGTTGAGCAGGGCGTGCCCCACAGGGATTTGGCCCGTCGCGTCGGGGTCAATCCCTACTTCATCGATGGGCTGGTCCGCCAGTGTAAAAGCTTCGGACCCCGGCAATACCCGGTGTTTTTCGATATTTTTCTCGCCGCCGACCTGGCACTCAAGTCCAGTGGCGCCCATCCATCGGCGGTCCTGGAGAACCTGGTTCTCACCATTGCGGCTCATCGGGACGCGGCTGCGGGGAGAGAATAA
- the lptE gene encoding LPS assembly lipoprotein LptE encodes MIRFWLIVLGLALLLAAGGCGYHPPGRGEGQGALAAVGKLRIEPFVNPGSEPFLEVSFTNALVSEFSRRGGFRVVEALEEADAVLSGAVTSYRTDAISYDQDDNILEFRSSMSVNALLRRSADDRVLWKGLVSWAQEYPAGLEKNIQEDNEAAAIALISRRLAEELYFRLSDDF; translated from the coding sequence GTGATCCGCTTCTGGCTTATCGTGCTGGGCCTTGCCCTGCTGCTGGCGGCGGGTGGCTGCGGGTATCATCCGCCTGGCAGGGGAGAGGGGCAGGGGGCCCTCGCCGCAGTGGGAAAGCTGCGCATCGAGCCTTTTGTCAACCCCGGGTCTGAGCCGTTTCTCGAGGTCAGTTTCACCAATGCGCTGGTAAGCGAGTTCTCCAGGCGCGGTGGTTTTCGTGTGGTGGAGGCGCTCGAGGAGGCCGACGCGGTCCTGTCCGGGGCGGTGACCAGTTACCGGACCGACGCCATCTCCTACGACCAGGACGACAACATCCTCGAATTTCGTTCGAGCATGAGTGTAAACGCCTTGTTGCGGCGCTCTGCCGACGATCGGGTGCTTTGGAAAGGGCTCGTTTCCTGGGCCCAGGAATACCCGGCCGGCCTCGAAAAGAACATCCAGGAGGACAACGAGGCCGCGGCCATCGCCCTGATCAGCAGGCGACTCGCCGAAGAGCTCTATTTCAGGCTTAGCGATGACTTCTGA